A DNA window from Porites lutea chromosome 6, jaPorLute2.1, whole genome shotgun sequence contains the following coding sequences:
- the LOC140942152 gene encoding melanocortin receptor 5-like has product MALTNFTEDENQKTFIELFCSAEFIRAVDSELIILSALNIFLSITAFLGNTLILVALHKETSLHPPSKLLYRNLALTDLCVGIILDPLAVTYLTSVVKERWDICYYSHFAEVFSGHTLCVVSLVTLTAISVDRLLTLLLGLRYRQVVTYRKTCITVINLWIFSIVGASTIFWNRLLTSWWQYIITALCLITTIFAYAKIFFSLRHNQIHVQNHVAQGQPSQAITLNIARYRKAVYGAMCVQGTLVACYLPFGIAVALTPQQGMTLSVYLVRRFTVSLLHLNSSLNPFLYCWKIREVRQAVKKTLRQLFCRSS; this is encoded by the coding sequence ATGGCACTGACAAACTTTACTGAAGATGAAAACCAGAAAACATTCATAGAACTGTTCTGCTCGGCGGAGTTTATTAGAGCTGTAGATAGCGAGCTTATAATTCTTTCAgctctaaatatttttctttccattactgcatttctggggaacactctgatcctagttgccctacacaaggaaacttcacttcatccgccgtccaaactcctgtatcgtaacctagcgttaactgatctctgtgttggtatcatttTGGATCCTTTGGCTGTGACTTATTTGACTTCTGTTGTAAAggaaagatgggatatttgctattaCTCACATTTTGCAGAAGTTTTCTCAGGTCATACTTTGTGTGTAGTGTCTTTAGTAACACTGACTGCAATaagtgtggacagacttctcaCCTTGTTGCTtgggctcagatacagacaagttgtaacttatAGAAAAACATGTATAACTGTAATTAATTTATGGATTTTTTCCATCGTCGGTGCATCTACTATCTTTTGGAATCGTCTTTTAACTTCATGGTGGCAATACATAATTACAGCTCTGTGTCTAATCACCACAATCTTCGCTTACGCAAAAATTTTCTTCTCTCTGCGTCATAATCAAATTCATGTTCAGAACCATGTTGCTCAAGGACAACCGAGCCAAGCAATCACactgaacatagctcgatacagaaaggcggTGTACGGTGCAATGTGTGTGCAGGGAACATTGGTTGCATGTTATTTGCCGTTTGGTATAGCGGTAGCTTTGACACCTCAACAAGGGATGACTTTATCGGTATACCTCGTTAGACGATTTACTGTTTCTTTACTTCATTTAAACTCGTCATTAAACCCGTTCctgtactgttggaagatcagggaagtaaggcaagctgtaaaaaaaaCGTTAAGGCAACTATTCTGTCGATCGAGTTAG